TGATGTGGGCAGCAAGCGGCATTGCGGAGAATCAGCCGGCCAGGCCGAACTCCTCGTGCAGCACCCGCACGGCCAGTTCGGTGTACTTCTCGTCGATCACCACCGAAATCTTGATCTCGGAGGTGGAGATCATGCCGATGTTGATGTTGTTCTTGGAGAGAGCGGCGAACATGCGGGTGGCCACACCGGCATGGCTGCGCATTCCCAGACCGACGATGGATATCTTGGCGATGTTCTCGTCGGCCTGTACTTCCTTGGCCTGAACTTCCTTGGCCGCCTCGCTGGTGATCAGGAGCGCCTTCTTCAGGTCGGCCTTGGTGACGGTGAAGGTAAAGTCGGTGAGACCGTCGTGGCTCACGTTCTGAACAATCATGTCCACCGAAATGGCTGCGTCGGACAGCGGGGTCAGCAGACGGGCGGCGATGCCCGGCTTGTCGGGTACCCCCAGAACGGCAATCTTTGCCTCGTTCTTGTCGTAGGCAACTCCTGAAACCAGAATTCCTTCCATATCCGTATCCTCCCTGGTAACCATGGTACCGGTATTGTCGTTCAGGCTTGAGCGGACATGCACGTCCACGTTGTATTTCTTGGCAAACTCAACGGAGCGGATCTGCAGGACCTTTGCCCCCAGGCTGGCCAGCTCCAGCATTTCGTCGTAGGAGATCTTCTCCACCTTGCGGGCATCCTTGCAGACGTTGGGGTCGGTGGTGTAGACGCCGTCCACGTCGGTATAGATTTCGCAAACATCGGCCTTCAGGGCCGCCGCCAGCGCCACCGCCGAGGTGTCGGAACCGCCCCGCCCCAGGGTGGTGACGTTGCCGTCCTTGTCCATGCCCTGGAACCCGGCCACGATCACGATGCAGCCATCCTTCAGGTCGGCGCGCATCTTTGTGTCGTCAATGCTTTCGATCCGGGCCTTGGCATGGGTGCTGTCGGTGATGATCGGTACCTGCCAGCCCTGGTAGGACTTGGCCTTGTACCCCAGCGACTTGAGATGCATGGCCAAAAGGCCGATGGTCACCTGCTCGCCGGTGGCCACCACCACGTCGTACTCGCGGTTGTCCGGGATGTCGCACATTTCATTGGCCAGGGCCACCAGCTTGTTGGTCTCGCCGGACATGGCGGAAACTACCACCACCACTTCGTTGCCGGCTTCGTAGGTTTTGATGATCCGTTTGGCAACATTTTTGATACGGTCCGTCGTACCCACCGATGTGCCGCCGTATTTCTGGACTACCAGTGCCATGCTGCGCTCCTTCACATGATTATTCTGTTACGGTACAAAGGTCGCCAAAAATACCAGAAACCCCTGTCAGGATACAAGTTTTTTCTTACGCTCGTCGCGCAGCAGCGCAAGAAGTTTTCTGCTCCGTTCTCCGTGGGCCGACAGGGTGATCCGGCGGTACTCCTCCCCCAGCCACTGGAAACTGGCGGCAAGATACTCCCCCGCTATGACACCGGGAATCCGTTCCGGCCACTCCAGCAGGCAGATGGCGTCTCCCCCCAGGCGGTCCAGCAGCCCCAGCTCCAGGGCATCATCGGCGCCCCGCAGGCGATAGCAGTCGTAATGCAGGATCGGCACGGTGCCCGGATATTCGTTAAGGATGGCAAAGGTGGGAGAGGCCACCAGGTTAGCCGCCTCCGGCGAGGCGCCGGCCACCACTCCCCTGACGAAACAGGTCTTGCCGCCCCCCAGTTCACCGGAGAGGGTAACGATATCGCCCGCCAGGAGCAGCCGTCCCAGGGAGGCGCCCAGGGCCTCCGTCTCAGCGGGGGAGACGGTTTCGAATTCGATTTCCTCGCCCCTGTCCGTGTGCAGGGGCTCCCGAGCGGTCATACGCGCCTACCCCAGCAGGGTGCGGATGATGTCGATCCGCGCCACGATCCCCAGCAGCCGGTTATGCTCCACCACCGGCAACGCATTGACGTGGTGGCTGCTCATCAGGTCCGCCGCCTCGCTGATATCGGCGCCGGGAGCGATGGTGATCACCTCGTGCTGACAGATGTCGGCAACGGTCTTGCCCCCCATCTTCTTCAGCTCCCGCTCCAGCACTTTTTCCGACTCAAGGTAGATCACCCAGTCGAACAGGCTGATCACCGTGGGCAGATGCAGGCTCTTGCCCAGTTCGATCAGGTCCGACTCGGTGACGATTCCCACCAGGGCACCTTCGGCATCCAGTACCGGCACGGAACCGATCCGTTTGCTCACGAACAGGTCGGCCAGTTCGCGGATGGAGGTCTGGGGGGTGACGGTCACGACGTCGCGGGTCATGATATCGGCAACGGTTGTCATATGATGCTCCTTTGTCCTGAATTCAGCGATCTGGTCTGCTGGCGATTCAGCAGACGGTTGAAGGCACGGGGCAGCCGCTCCATCAGATCGGAGGCGGTCATGCCGATCTCTCCCTGTTCTCCCGCCACCAGGTCGCCGGCCAAACCGTGGAGGTAGACCCCCAGGCGGCAGGCGTTCCAGGGAGGATAGCCCTGGGCCAGTAGTGCGGCGATGATGCCGGTCAGCACATCTCCCATGCCGCCGGAAGCCATGCCGGGATTGCCGCTGCCGTTGATGGCGGTGAGGCCGTTGGGGGCAACCATGATGGTGCGGGCTCCCTTGAGCACGAGATAGACACCGTGCGTGCGGGCAAACTCCTGGGCCACGGCGATCCGCACCGCGGCAACGTCGGGAATGGGGGCGCCGTGCAGCCGCGCCATCTCGCCGGGATGGGGGGTCAGGACAACCGTCTGGGGTGCCCGACGCTGCAGTACCGACCTATCTTCGGCAATGGCGTTCAGACCGTCGGCATCGATCACCATCGGCAGCGTCGCCGACTCCAGCAGGCCGTGCACCAGGGCAACGGTTTCGGGGTGCCGGTCAATGCCGGGCCCCAGCGCCAGCACATCCCTGGCTGCCAGCAGACCCTCGATGACCGGCCGTGCCTGCGCGGCCAGAAAGCCGTTCTCCAGGGCGGGCAACGCCACCGTCATCACCTCGGTGGTCTTGACCTCGGCGATCTGGTGCAACTGTTCCGGCAGCGCCAGGGTCACCAGCCCGGCTCCGGCCCGCACCGCGCTGTTGGCCGCCAGCACCGCCGCACCGGTCTTGCCCGGTGAACCGGCCACCACCAGGCAGTGACCGCAGTTCCCCTTGTGGGCGGTACGGGCACGCCGCATCGCCAGAGCGGCCGCCTGGCATTCGTCCAGAAACTCGTACCCCACGGCGGTTTCGCTCACCTGCTGGGGAATGCCGATATCCGCCACCACCAGCCGCCCCACATGCTCGGCACCGGGGTAGAGCACATGGCCCAGCTTGGCGCAGGCAAAGGTGACGGTCAGGTCGGCGCGCACCGCCTGCCCCATCACGCTGCCGGTGGTGCCGTGAATGCCGGAGGGGATATCCACGGCCGCCACCCGGCCCGGCGCCCGGTTGATCAGGGCCACCGCTTCGCGGTAGACGCCGCGCAGTTCGTGGTTCAGGCCGGTCCCCAGCAGGGCGTCAACCAGCAGGTCGGCCGCCTGGATATCGCCATGGTAGCGGCTGGTCAGCTCCCCCTCTTCCGGGCAGAAGCAGAGAATATCGTCCGGCAGCAGTACCAGCGAGATCAGGGCGTCCCCCTTGATCTCCTCCCGTCGGGCCAGCACGATCACCTGCACCTGCCAGCCCCGTTCCAGCAGATGGCGGGCGATGACGTAGCCGTCGCCGCCGTTGTTGCCCTTGCCGGCAAAAACGACCGCCCGTTTGCCGCCGTCTCCCCCGTACGCCGCAACAATCTCTTCGGTACAACGGCGACCGGCGTTCTCCATCAGCTCGTGGCCGGGAATTCCGAATTCCTTGATGGCCCGGCGGTCGATCTCCTGCATGGCATGGGCGCTGATCACTTTCATGCTGTCTCCAGAACCACCATGGCAACGGCATTGCCGCCGTCATGGGACAGGGAAAGGTGAACGACGGTCGCCCCCCGTTCTTCGAAAATCTGCCGGGAACAGCCGGACAGATGCAGCTCCGGTTTGCCTGCGGCTGTAGAACGGACTTCGATTTCCGTCCAGGAGAGGCCATCCCGCAGACCGGTGCCCAGGGCCTTCACCAGCGCCTCCTTGGCGGCGAAGCGGGCCGCATAGCTGGCCGCCGCCTGTTTGCGGGGAGCGCAGTATGCCTGCTCCGCCGGGGAAAACAGCCGGTCCAGCAGCCCCTGGTTCCCCTCATCGATGAACCGCTGGAAGCGGGCTATTTCAACCGTATCAACACCGATGCCGAGAATCATGTCACACCCGTTCCCTTCACGCCCCGACGGAGTACGGCCCGTCACGCACAGCTCCCTATATACTGCATCCCGGCGTAATTATCCACGGCGTTCCGTCAATGACGCTGCAGCGGGATTGCACGGCAGCGCACCAGCAGCGGATCGACCGGCGACAGACCGGAGAACGGCGTAACGGCAGTGGCGATCAGCCGGCTCCTGAAACGCGGCGGCCCGTTGGCCTACGGTCCCGGATACGGTACGGTCGGCAGACCGGCCCTGATCCAGGGGATGATGCCCTGGCTCACGTTGTAAACGGTTGCGTAGCCCGAGTCGGTCAAAAACTTCGCGGCAGGCGCGGTGCGGTTGCCGCTGCGGCAGATCAGGATAACCGGCTTGTCCGGTGGTGCCACCGCCCTGACCTTCTTCAGCCATCCTTCCGGATCAACCACCCTGCGGGCCTCGTCAAACAGGGTAAGCAGGTGGCTGCCGGCAATAATACCGGTCTGCCGCCATTCCGGCTCGGTACGGATATCGATGACCGGTACCCCCTTTTTCAGCAGGGCGGCCAACTCCTCGTTATTGACGCCTATCACGCCCGCCTCCGCAGGCAGGACACGCCCCCAAAGCATCATACATGCGACCACGACATACCACACCAGTCTGACCATACACACCCATCCCTTCTTTGCGTCCTAACGTTTCAGCCGCACCGGACCATCACAGATTATCGTCACGCTCGCGGTAACGCGCCACGATCTCCTTCGCCTCCGGATAGCGCAGCTGCTCAAGCCGGGAAAATACCTGCGCGCTGTCGATAAAAACCGCAAACTCGCTTTGTCGCTTGCCCGGCTCCACGGTCACCGTCGCGTCAGCGAGGTTCCTTTCAAGTTCGGCGGCAAGACCTGCCGCCCTGGGCTGCTGCCCTCAGGATGCACAATACTGGATCAGGATATTCATGACCACTGTCCTCCTGTGCCGATCTGACCATCACTTCCTGTATACCGCCTCTCCCCGCTTCCTTGCAATGCCCTTCGACGCTATGCTACAACCGTCCCCATGAGTTCAGCCCTGCACACCCCCATGATGAAGCAGTACCTGGAGATCAAGTCCCGGCATCCGGACAGCATCCTGTTCTTCCGCATGGGCGATTTCTACGAGATGTTCCTGGAAGACGCTCTGTTGGCGTCGAAACTCCTGGACATCACCCTTACCTCCCGCAACAAGGGGGGAGCCGACGAGATCCCCTTCTGCGGCGTCCCCTACCACTCGGTCCAGCCCTACGTCGCCCGCCTGATCGAGGCGGGCCATCGGGTAGCCATCTGCGAACAGGTGGAGGACCCGAAACAGGCCAAGGGGATCGTGAAGCGGGACGTGGTCAAGGTGGTTACCCCGGCCCTGGTGACGGAGGCCGAATCCCTGGCGCCGGAGGAAAACTCCTACCTGCTCTCCCTCTGCCCCTCCGGTCCGCGCTGGGGAGCCGCTTGGCTTGATCTCTCCACCGGTGAGTTCAAGGTATCGGAACTGGAGAGCCTGAGCGCCACCGCGGCCCTGGCTGCCTCACTTGCCCCCCGGGAACTGCTGCTTCCCGAGGCAGTGAAGCGCGAGCCGCCCGCTGAACTGGCCCTGGTCATGGGGGACCGCCCCCGCTCCACCGTGCCCGACTGGGTACTGGACCGGGAATACGCGGCCCGGCTGGTCTGCGACCGCTTCGGCGTGGCACTGCCGGAGGCCCTGGGGCTTTCCCCCGCTGCCGCCGCTCTACCGGCAAGCGGGGCGATTTTGCACTACCTGCAGGAGAACCGGCACGCCACCCTCCCCCACCTGCGGGATCTTACCGTGGTCAGCCAGACCGACTACCTGGCCCTGGACCCGGTTACCCGCCGCACCCTGGAACTGACCGCCACCATGGCCGAGAACAAGAAGGCCGGCTCGCTTCTGGGCTGCCTGGACCGCACCGTGACCGCCATGGGGGCCCGTACCCTCAAGCAATGGATCGCCCATCCCCTGGTGCGTACCCCTGAGATCGTCCGTCGTCTCGATGCCGTGGAGGAACTGGCCCGGGCCGGCGAGCTGCGGGACGAGCTGGCCCGCCTGCTCAAGAATATCCACGACCTGGAGCGGCTGAACGGGCGGATCGCCATGGCCGGCGCCAACGGCCGGGATCTGCGCTCCCTGCTGGACTCGCTGGAACAGATACCGGTCATACAGCGGTTGCTGGTCGACACCCGGTCAGAGTTGATCCGCGAGTGCAGAGACTCCCTCGATCCCCTGGACGACCTGCGGGACCGGATCGGCCGGGCCATTGTCCCCTCCCCGCCCTTCTCCCTGCGGGAAGGGGGGATCATTGCCGAGGGCTACCATGCGGAGCTGGACGAACTACGCACCATCAGCCGCGAGGGCAAGGGATTCATCGCCCGACTGGAGGCCCGGGAGCGGGAGCGGACCGGCATCGGTTCCCTCAAGATCCGCTACAACCGGGTGTTCGGCTACTACATCGAGATCACCAAGTCAAACCTCTCCGGCGTGCCGGCCGACTACATCCGCCGCCAGACCGTGGCCAATGCGGAGCGGTTCATCACCGAAGAGCTGAAGAACTACGAAGAAAAGGTGCTGGGGGCGGAGGAACGGATCTGCGACCTGGAGTACAGCCTGTTCCAGGAACTGCGGGAAGAGGCGGCGGCCCATGGGGCGGCCCTCAGCCGTACCGCCGCCGGCCTGGCGCTGCTGGACATCCTGCAGGGGCTGGCCACGGTGGCGGTGGAGCGGAACTACTGCCGCCCCACCGTGGACGACGGCGACCGGATTGAAATCATCGAAGGGCGCCATCCGGTGGTGGAGGCCATGAACCTGGGGGAGCGGTTCGTGCCCAACGACACCCTGCTGGACGGCGAAGCTCACCAAATTCTGATGATCACCGGCCCCAACATGGCCGGTAAGTCCACCTACATGCGCCAGACCGCCCTGATCGTGCTGATGGCCCAGATCGGCTGTTTCGTGCCGGCAACCTCGGCCCGTATCGGCATCGCCGACCGGATCTTCACCCGGGTCGGGGCCGGCGACAACCTGGCCCGGGGCCAGTCCACCTTCATGGTGGAGATGATGGAAACCGCCCACATCCTGCGCAATGCCACCCCGAAAAGCCTGGTGGTGCTGGACGAGATCGGCCGGGGCACCTCCACCTTCGACGGCCTTTCCATCGCCTGGGCCGTGGCCGAATACCTGCACGACACCGAACAGTGCCGGGCCCGCACCCTGTTCGCCACCCACTACCACGAACTGGCCGAGTTGGCGGCCAGCAGGGAGCGGATCACCAACCTGACCGTGGCGGTGCGGGAGTGGAACGATCAGGTGATCTTCCTGCGTACCATCGTCCCCGGCGCCGCCTCCCACTCCTACGGCATCCAGGTGGCCCGGCTGGCCGGCATGCCGGCGGATGTCATCGAACGGGCCAAAGAGGTGCTGAAGAACCTGGAGGAGGGGGAATTCGAGCAGGGAGCGCCCCGCATCGCCAAATCGCACCGTAAGACGGCAATCCCGGACAGCCGGCAGTTTTCCCTCTTTGAACCGCAGGGGGATCTGTTGCGGGAACGGTTGAAAAAACTGAACATTTCTGGTATGACCCCTCTGGAAGCTCTCAATCTGCTGGACGAACTGAAAAAAATGGTCTGATGATCCACTACCTGCGTTACATAGCGCTGCTCTGCGCCCTGCTCCTGTTCTGCAGCGGCGTGGCGGCCGCAGCTCCCCGGAAGGCGCCATCCCCGCATCCTGCCGCCACCGTCACCAAAGCTCCCCCCACAGCCTCACCGGCCCACGTTCAGGAAATCAAGTACTGGTCCAACCCCGACTACACCCGCATCGCCATCGCCCTCGACCGTGACACCACCTGGAAAAGCAATGAACTGGACAAGGGAAGCGCAGGCAAGCCGGGACGGATTTTCATCGACATCCAGAACGCCAGGCTCGGCCCGGCGGTCAAGGATATCCCGATCGGCGACGGCCTGCTGAAAAAGGTACGGGTCGCCCAGTTCAAGCCCGGGGTGGTCCGCATCGTCCTCGATACGGATAACTTCAAGGATTACAAGATATTCCCCCTGTCCGATCCGGCACGGCTGATCATCGACGTACGGGGAGAACGGCGGGAAGAGATCCACCGCCTGGAAGCCACCCTCTCCAGTCAGGTGCAGGAAGCGGCTGTTCCGGCACCGGCCGCACCGGCAAAGGCCGAGCAGCCGGTGCCGCCTCCCCCGCTCCCGGCTGCGGAAAAACCGGCCAAGGGGCGCAAGACGCCACCTGTCTCCAAGATCCGCAGAATTGTCGTGGATCCCGGTCACGGCGGCCACGATCCCGGCGCCGTGGGTCCCACCGGCCTGCAGGAAAAAGAGGTGGTGCTGTCCATCGGCCTGAAACTGCGGGAGTTGCTGAAGGAAGAACTGGGCCTGGATGTCGTGATGACCCGCTCGACGGATGTGTTCATTCCGCTCGAAGAACGGACCGCCATCGCCAACAAGGTGGGAGCCGATCTCTTC
The window above is part of the Trichlorobacter ammonificans genome. Proteins encoded here:
- a CDS encoding aspartate kinase, with protein sequence MALVVQKYGGTSVGTTDRIKNVAKRIIKTYEAGNEVVVVVSAMSGETNKLVALANEMCDIPDNREYDVVVATGEQVTIGLLAMHLKSLGYKAKSYQGWQVPIITDSTHAKARIESIDDTKMRADLKDGCIVIVAGFQGMDKDGNVTTLGRGGSDTSAVALAAALKADVCEIYTDVDGVYTTDPNVCKDARKVEKISYDEMLELASLGAKVLQIRSVEFAKKYNVDVHVRSSLNDNTGTMVTREDTDMEGILVSGVAYDKNEAKIAVLGVPDKPGIAARLLTPLSDAAISVDMIVQNVSHDGLTDFTFTVTKADLKKALLITSEAAKEVQAKEVQADENIAKISIVGLGMRSHAGVATRMFAALSKNNINIGMISTSEIKISVVIDEKYTELAVRVLHEEFGLAG
- the tsaE gene encoding tRNA (adenosine(37)-N6)-threonylcarbamoyltransferase complex ATPase subunit type 1 TsaE, giving the protein MTAREPLHTDRGEEIEFETVSPAETEALGASLGRLLLAGDIVTLSGELGGGKTCFVRGVVAGASPEAANLVASPTFAILNEYPGTVPILHYDCYRLRGADDALELGLLDRLGGDAICLLEWPERIPGVIAGEYLAASFQWLGEEYRRITLSAHGERSRKLLALLRDERKKKLVS
- a CDS encoding CBS domain-containing protein, giving the protein MTTVADIMTRDVVTVTPQTSIRELADLFVSKRIGSVPVLDAEGALVGIVTESDLIELGKSLHLPTVISLFDWVIYLESEKVLERELKKMGGKTVADICQHEVITIAPGADISEAADLMSSHHVNALPVVEHNRLLGIVARIDIIRTLLG
- a CDS encoding NAD(P)H-hydrate dehydratase, which translates into the protein MKVISAHAMQEIDRRAIKEFGIPGHELMENAGRRCTEEIVAAYGGDGGKRAVVFAGKGNNGGDGYVIARHLLERGWQVQVIVLARREEIKGDALISLVLLPDDILCFCPEEGELTSRYHGDIQAADLLVDALLGTGLNHELRGVYREAVALINRAPGRVAAVDIPSGIHGTTGSVMGQAVRADLTVTFACAKLGHVLYPGAEHVGRLVVADIGIPQQVSETAVGYEFLDECQAAALAMRRARTAHKGNCGHCLVVAGSPGKTGAAVLAANSAVRAGAGLVTLALPEQLHQIAEVKTTEVMTVALPALENGFLAAQARPVIEGLLAARDVLALGPGIDRHPETVALVHGLLESATLPMVIDADGLNAIAEDRSVLQRRAPQTVVLTPHPGEMARLHGAPIPDVAAVRIAVAQEFARTHGVYLVLKGARTIMVAPNGLTAINGSGNPGMASGGMGDVLTGIIAALLAQGYPPWNACRLGVYLHGLAGDLVAGEQGEIGMTASDLMERLPRAFNRLLNRQQTRSLNSGQRSII
- a CDS encoding holo-[acyl-carrier-protein] synthase, with amino-acid sequence MILGIGVDTVEIARFQRFIDEGNQGLLDRLFSPAEQAYCAPRKQAAASYAARFAAKEALVKALGTGLRDGLSWTEIEVRSTAAGKPELHLSGCSRQIFEERGATVVHLSLSHDGGNAVAMVVLETA
- a CDS encoding rhodanese-like domain-containing protein; protein product: MIGVNNEELAALLKKGVPVIDIRTEPEWRQTGIIAGSHLLTLFDEARRVVDPEGWLKKVRAVAPPDKPVILICRSGNRTAPAAKFLTDSGYATVYNVSQGIIPWIRAGLPTVPYPGP
- the mutS gene encoding DNA mismatch repair protein MutS, whose translation is MSSALHTPMMKQYLEIKSRHPDSILFFRMGDFYEMFLEDALLASKLLDITLTSRNKGGADEIPFCGVPYHSVQPYVARLIEAGHRVAICEQVEDPKQAKGIVKRDVVKVVTPALVTEAESLAPEENSYLLSLCPSGPRWGAAWLDLSTGEFKVSELESLSATAALAASLAPRELLLPEAVKREPPAELALVMGDRPRSTVPDWVLDREYAARLVCDRFGVALPEALGLSPAAAALPASGAILHYLQENRHATLPHLRDLTVVSQTDYLALDPVTRRTLELTATMAENKKAGSLLGCLDRTVTAMGARTLKQWIAHPLVRTPEIVRRLDAVEELARAGELRDELARLLKNIHDLERLNGRIAMAGANGRDLRSLLDSLEQIPVIQRLLVDTRSELIRECRDSLDPLDDLRDRIGRAIVPSPPFSLREGGIIAEGYHAELDELRTISREGKGFIARLEARERERTGIGSLKIRYNRVFGYYIEITKSNLSGVPADYIRRQTVANAERFITEELKNYEEKVLGAEERICDLEYSLFQELREEAAAHGAALSRTAAGLALLDILQGLATVAVERNYCRPTVDDGDRIEIIEGRHPVVEAMNLGERFVPNDTLLDGEAHQILMITGPNMAGKSTYMRQTALIVLMAQIGCFVPATSARIGIADRIFTRVGAGDNLARGQSTFMVEMMETAHILRNATPKSLVVLDEIGRGTSTFDGLSIAWAVAEYLHDTEQCRARTLFATHYHELAELAASRERITNLTVAVREWNDQVIFLRTIVPGAASHSYGIQVARLAGMPADVIERAKEVLKNLEEGEFEQGAPRIAKSHRKTAIPDSRQFSLFEPQGDLLRERLKKLNISGMTPLEALNLLDELKKMV
- a CDS encoding N-acetylmuramoyl-L-alanine amidase, producing MIHYLRYIALLCALLLFCSGVAAAAPRKAPSPHPAATVTKAPPTASPAHVQEIKYWSNPDYTRIAIALDRDTTWKSNELDKGSAGKPGRIFIDIQNARLGPAVKDIPIGDGLLKKVRVAQFKPGVVRIVLDTDNFKDYKIFPLSDPARLIIDVRGERREEIHRLEATLSSQVQEAAVPAPAAPAKAEQPVPPPPLPAAEKPAKGRKTPPVSKIRRIVVDPGHGGHDPGAVGPTGLQEKEVVLSIGLKLRELLKEELGLDVVMTRSTDVFIPLEERTAIANKVGADLFVSIHANAAPNRSAAGIETYYLNLAKTEKVAQLAAKENGTTLEKVSVLQAILFDLMANYKLNDSAHLAEEIQRALYKATKSRYPETKNLGVKQGPFYVLVGATMPSILTEVAFISNSVEEAHLRNPAYLHLAAEGIMEGVRSYIASLK